atattacattataatattatgaacattgtgcttttattattgttgttttattgttgttgtaggTATTGGCAAGAGGTACAAAATATGATGATCTAAATGAAGTAGCGAAACTATTTTCTATTCATGATGACTAATGACATTGACTGCAGTTTGTGGTatgaataatgacaatattttaaAGTCACTGTGCTGTACATAATcgaaatgtttatataaaagtcTCTAAGCAAtgtcatattatatatctgtGAGTTTTAGAATGTATGGTATGTACAAATAATCAGTGATATTCCATAGTATACATTGAAAATTGTTAGAACCAATCTACGAAAGCATTTATGAAATATCCATGtgattattgctattatcaatTAAGCATGGGTTTTAGCAAGTAAAATAAGTtgaataagaaatttattgtacaggatattaattattgcttAATGACATCGATAAACAATTTTGTTAAAGCGTTTTGTTTTACAGAAATGGTTATCTGTTTTTATGAAAGTAATTACACATTAtctatttgtataaatattatatgctttgcaaagaaaaatttatactgTTTATGCaaatgtaattcttttttttttttttttttttcttcattttcttattgtaCATGTACGCacaaaattctttataaaaattctttgctttttttcatgacaacatttatataataatacctttaaaaaaattgtttcttgAAATACGTCTATATATgaatgacaaatttttttttttttttttttttttttttttttttttttttttcccagtttgtcatttattttacagTATCAGTTTCATCACTGGAATATATTTTCCTTGCAGTCATTAtaggtaatattttatttccatatCTCTTAGCTAATTTATCCATGAATATGATGTAATCATGACACCGATAATCCTGTAGTACCTACAAGGATACacttaaatgtatttataatcataacaaacttacattagaaagaataaaatttaccATATATTCTGGCCACATTTTTCCATTTGTAATATCTTGTATAAATGTTGTTCTGCAGTGATATATTAAAGAtacacaataatataatatataatcaggtgaatatagaatagaaatagcaaaaaaatgttttatttcctGCCACGACAATATGCCCAAAAAACATTGAGTCATTATTGTTGTACATAACATCCACCAATCAATACCACAACTGTTCTATTTTacagtaaaattttttaattattaattgatatcattctttctttgtttgtgtgtgtttgtttgttggtttgtgtgtgtgtgtgtgtgttaaataaaataaatatttttgacatACCTTTAATGCATATACTATGTTCGGCATTTCACTCTGAATTATACTTTCTAAGTATTGTGCAAATATAAATTGAGTTGAACATTCTTCATTATTGCTTTTGTCAATAGTTTTACCAAAAATAGGCcatataaacaaaatacacggaaaacaaatcaattttttaataaatattttgcatctgcaatatttcatatattaatatacatcaTTATTTGCATTAAAAGGTCAATGATGACAATGAAATAAAGACATAATAGCAATATTGTGACGACTAAGTTTTCAATCTGAGACCTGCCAATGATGATCCTTGACTAGCTAGAGTTACCTTAAATCTTTGTTAATGAGATACTAgacaatattatcttttatctacATAAACAgtaatttacaaataaatataatactatctTTTGGATTATAAGTGgtattacaaattattgtaaaatactACTTACAgtagataagaaatataatttgttacTAGGAAGGATGTATTCGCGGTCAACTGAGgcatatatacatgatataaaatttgttaaaatttgaGATATCTTACTTGTCCATATCTCCTTCACAAATAAAAAACACAGTTGATAAAAACCAATCAAAACCTTCAAATTTATTAGGCTTTTgatgttttataaatatgcTTGAAGCTTGCAAAAACTGTTtaaatgtttctctttttgtttctgtatttttaaaaagtccATTTAATTCAGCATATTGTAAAACTAAGTCAATTCCATGTAATTcttctgaaaagaaaaagtctgcattatatacaaaattttctGGCCATTCAAAATGTTCTGCCCATTCTGCAGTTGGAATAGCCTGCCACATTTGATCTAGTAAAGTAGTCAAAACTGcattctaaaagaaaaaagattaattatataaaaattaaaagcgatataaatagatttatatatttttcttcattattttaaaaacagattatttatacttttaatgAACATGtagaatttatatatgcattccTGACTTGTAGTATCCAACTGGTATCTAATAATCCAGGCTTACTTTCACATAACATATCTTCTAATTCAGAATCAGATTGTATTTCATAGAAAAGTGCCATTTCTGTGGCAATGTTAGGTGGTGGTAATGTTGAGAACAATTGATATTCTTCTGATTCAAATGTATTATTTGTATCTTCATAttcaaatgtattatttttatcttcatattcatttaatgataatttgtTAGGATATTTATGCTtgatataatatgaattagataaaattttatgtcGGAGTAAACTAGATTCATctattatgtatttttcatttatttcgtcGTCGGTTTGAATATCAAATATACAATAGTTTTGTAAATTCAATAAttcattctataaaaaaaaaaaaatatattcttatataaaaaatgatataaattcatGTAAAAGTTTCACACTATATATCATAACTTGTTAcctgaaaatttaatttttctatcaaataGATATAAAGGTCTAGATTCCAAATAGTtgtatttaatgataaaagtcctaaataatgatatacaGAATCAAATTTGATTGAACATTGCATTAATTCAGTCAAATTGTAtggaatttcattttcatcgtcATTTCCAAATTCATTAGCACTTGTTATAAATGCAGTAAAACctgttatgataaaaatataatgttatatgtatatacatatatatatatgaatttattaatattagatcttattaattttttgttttatttatacatttaaaattgAGAGAAAATAGAGCAATAATGTGTAAAAATTTGTTCACAATTGAATTCTCCCATGgatcataaaaacaatgtggATCTTCCAATGTTTTACACgtttctattaataatgtagATAAAACATGTGGTGCTAAATCATCGAGAACTTCACGTCCTAACTTAAAGTATCCAGCAGATGATACAAAGCTCACAATTTCAGTGGATGTCCATGAATTTCTTAATGGTGCAATAGATCCACGTATTAATTCTTGAAATACTAAAGATTCGCGTGTTAAATCTTGTAAGCCAAATGGTATTGATACAATTTTAAgcatcatttttttaattatactaaaataaaaaaaataataattacatatttattaaattaatcgtgTTTATATCAAATAAGCTCTGATACTTACTTGTCTAAATATTGagctttattttcattttcaataaaatatttatctagtTTACTGTAAAAGTGTGACACAGCaggataaaattgattttgcaTCACATCTTGTACAATTTcataaacattaaatatattaaataatttcattataactttagataaattacatatatattcagtGTTCATAATAGAGAAGGGCTGTTTCAAAACATTAGATATGTGTTGTATAATAGTCATTGCTGTACAATTCGGTTTTGATTCTTGAGAATTTATTAGTAATTCTGAACCATCCACAGTATCCAACATATGCATTATTACATATAGTATATGAGGCCAAATTCTTAAATCATTTTcagaagaattatttaaagaatataatgcgGCATCATAAAAATCAGTATCATACGAAATTATAGttctatttattacattttgcaATGCCTGacacataatattataaataccaCTTGCTACCTCAGAAGATGATAATTCAttcaatgtatttattaatgtaattaaaaattcagtTATAGAAAATGGAACGTCTAATGAAATCTCTGAAAGTAACTTGCGACCTGCTTCATAACTACATAATTGTGATATAAAGCATAAACAATGAAGATaagtaattatttctattgtctcTCCAGAAATACATGCTTCTATGGGTTCATcacaaatagaaatagatgTGTATATAGATGATTTTTTCAAGCCTTTGCCAATGCATTGTATAGCATATTGAAGTAAACTTGGTGatttagataatataaaaataaatgtttttctaGTAGCAAAACTGTGAGTCCACCTTTTACTCCAGTCAGCCTGTGGATCCAATGCagcaataatatttaatgtagaCAATGTTTTAACTTGCATCGAATTACCAAACATATGAgtacttagaaatattatgaattgttctattatttcttctgcACTTTTGTCAATATTTCTTATGCTCTTTAACAATTCTTCTTGATAATGTATTATCAAGTACATAATGCGAATTATTTtctcatgtaaaaaaaatttgaaattaattccgGATATTAACGAAGGTAACATTTCGTGTACTTTTTGTGCATGATACTGAGCATTAAAAGCACTCAATACATTAGTATACGCATTATATGCCTTTGGACAACTTAATAACCTAGCATAAACTTGCAAACTAGCTTCAAATATAGCACGATTTTCACCCATAAGACCATCTTTTAAAGTATTTTGAAGGATATCCCATTGCGAGATAGCTGTTACATTTGTCAAGtcactttttaataatatctcatAGCCTGCTAATCTTACATGTACAGGTTTATCAGAACTTAttctatctataatataattgtattgaTCTTCAACGTTTTTAGGAGAATTCCATTCTTCTACAGTTAAATCACTCACAAAAGAGGCGGATGACTGAGAATGAGATTCCGTTGATGCAATGTCATCAGATTTTGAATCTGAATTGTGTTCAATAATTGCCATTTTcatagaatttattaaaacttgCATTTCTTTAGAATGTATAATTCTATCTGCAATTTCTGAAGAATCTTGATTCTCTtctaaattatcattaattactttgtcaaattccttttttatacacttctttatccatttgttaatatttggCGACGTTATTCGTTTATCCATTAATGTAAAATCACctgaatttctttatatactgAAGTTTTAACAATGAATATCCATGTTCTATCCTTGACAATAATTTGTATACactaacttatatatatatatatatatatgtatgtaatatacttATACACATGTGAATCTTTTGATTTGATTCAGTTACTATGGCAACCatagtagaaataaatacaataaaagtaTATTCATACAGggagagaataaaattatttcaaacattatctttaataacaaaccaaattatatataattttttttagatctttATAAATcgcatatttttttcataaaaggatattttttttacgatcttatattttttcacataatatacgaatatatgttTCATAAATGTATTTAACGTATAGGTACTATGATATTTGGAGATTTTGTTCGTAAGATATGAATTCCACCTTGTAAAGAACATATTCCCGTAACACCACATTTTACAAGAAAGTCCGCAAACTAAAAAAAGTAACGAACTTCgtattataatcaattatatttttttatataatatctataaaacttttatatatttaccagCGCATTATTTTGATCATGGGGtcctataataacaactatacaatttttattatctacaaGAGGTTTAGCATGAGGTCCAAGAGTATCAATATTCGTTTGAGAAAGTTGCACACTTGTAAAAGGAATATTAATACTTCCTATTACAGCTCCTCTTTCAAATCTATTAAtgaaatcattatatttatattaatataaattatattacattatattataaaatatacattttatatttattctttaatgtACTCACTGTATGTTATTTCGTATATCTACAGCTATTACTTTATCAggagtattatttaatagatttaaaaaatcatcTACACTTATTCTTGGCATTTTTTCAGTTCCAGGCTCAGGATCTGTCCAATTCATTTCctaacatttaaaataatcatattataataaaagtttaagagaacatacgatataatatacatatatatattttcatttttgtactTTTAATCTATTAAATTGATGCTTTCTGTATGTTATACTAGGTGGTGTATTTTGATACATAGTCATGGAATCTTTTACACATAATTCTATGTCAATTTCAGGAAGAtcagagaataaaagaatgcaTTCGTTAAATCCTGAAGTAAGCAAAGAATCACgtaattgttttaatattgCTAATCCGACTAAAAGTGGAAATGATGAATCTCCCAGTAAAAGTTTATCCCACAAATGCAATATTTTGTGTAATGGGAATACATCTGTAATATATGATATTCGATTAATAGAAAtaggattaaaaattattaattaaatatgtgAAAACATAGTGAACTTACGTGAAAACATAGTAAGAAACCATGGTATAGCAAACAATTCGGgaacaaaattaatagattTCAAATGATTTGCCAATTGTGgatcatgaaatgcaataatTTGAGAAAATTTTCCTAAATATTCTTGTATTACTGCAGAGTTGTCTTTTAAAAAGAACTTGTGGAGATATTTTGGTATAAATGCAGATAAGCATTCAAATGCTCTtgctaaaattatatatatatatatatatatatacatacgtatagttaatttatcaataaagGTCGGATAAGGTAATAATATTGGGAAACTATTTAAATACCTTCATTATTAaagtttaaataaagaaatggtGCTGTTAATGAATCTAGCCCTTGCCAATATACATAATGTGGATTATTTCTAACCCATGCTTTTAATAATCTCTGCAATCTTTCATGTCCTGCAccagatgataataattcgcTATACTGATGACATCTTGGTATATCTACTTCTatctaacaaatattttttatgaaacaatgataataagattttattacatttttattggaggaataaagaaaaagaagaagaagatgatgaagatgaagtTTGTTAGTTCAACTCTTagagatatatatttcattaccTGTCTATCTGTATGTGTAGGTGTTTCTTTATCAATCATGTCATACCGTTGCTGAACATCACCGGTAATATCAAGTAAAGCTGCCCAAACAGCTCCACGAACTGGTGGTGGAATATCTTTATGTGCCTCTTTAATAATTGCCTCTCGTGTAAGTGGAAAAATCTACATGAAATTacattcataatataataccattatttaagattataataatatacattgattatttaaaaattacctGCAAGAGTCTGTCATATAAAACCAatctataaaattgatattctgtatctctttctcttattatcaATGGTAACTGTGATGCAGCGCTTGTTAAATCTTCCTGCGCATGGACACGCAttctgttaaattttaattattatttatctcctaacatgaaataacaaaaagaagtaTTGTTTATAAAGTAAATACTTACTCAGGAGTTAACCATGGATAATTAGCAGTATATGGAATATGAGACAAGCGTTGATGTAAAGTATCTAAAGGAACTTTAACAACTCTAAGATCAAGTAAGCCAGCTGTATCTCTTCTTCCAAATATTTGtcctaataatattactaaactGTAAgtaaacatacatatttataaaattgaaataatttttgattatatataaatatatatatatattgacaaTGTCACATTGACATTGATATTACTTAGGTATAGATAAAATAGGTGGTCTTGATCTAATGAGgccttgtttttttaattctactgTAATATCTCCTCCTGCTAATTGCCAGAGATAATACAATTCGTTCATTTTCCTAACAATCACATTTTTATATtggctttctttcttttcttgatcATTCTGCATTAAAAGATCTATAAATAATGGCAATTGTAGTAGCTCCTCTGGTGTTTTACGTTTTGACGAATGCACTTGCAAACAAGAATCaacaaattcttttatttctgagGACAATCCCTaaacaatagaataaataaaaaaacatctCTAGTATTGAATTAACATGgtgataaaagatatatttcaatacCTCATAAATATCAAAACAATTATGTTCTCTTGCAAGACGTTCAAATATAGAAGTTTCACAGTGTATAAGACTGAGAACTTTTCGTAGGCATTGTGATAATTTCACTCCAGACCATATTTGCCTTTTCAATAATTGTTCTGCAATTATCATTCCAAGAGACCAAGAATCAACCTTCATACCACTGAGTCCATTACTTAAAAATACTTCTGGTGCTGTATATTTTGGATACctggaaaaaaagataataagttCTATTCTAATacataagaatattttcattaaacttACCCAATTGGAAAAGATACATTCTTTCCTCCATCtgtcatataatataatccatAATTGTATAGTTGTACATTTCCAGTTTTATTTATCAGGATATTATCTGGACTCAAGTGTCTATGAACTAAACCTAAATCATTCATTTGTCTTAAACCTAATAGACACTGGAATGCAATCTTTACAATATCATTCACATGTAGATTCTCTTTACTATTTAAAGGTTCCCCATTATATTCAGAAACTACCATTATTCTTTctgtaaattataaaattcaaattgtATCGCTGATTAACAATATATAGTTGTATGatctaaaaattaaatacgataCCATGTTTACTTCTAATGATATCAAGATATTCTGATAAATTTGGATGACATATAGTCTTTAAAAATTGAGACTTTCCATAAATAGTTATAGAGTTGGGTGTTAATGGAAGGCCATTACTGCCGCATACTTCGACTGGATGACATTGAGCAAAAAATGTCATCCCACCCAAACAACGCTCTTCATTTTCCAAAAAAGCAGGACACATTTTTGAATctgtaaataaaagatttcagttatagattaaaaaagattttgatcataataaaattataactcattaataataaacatatttttactattgtcttatcaatttattaccatagtattattactttgtaattattacagttttatattctttattcttcattgaagatattcctttttactattattatttattcgtatcgttcattaaaaaattatctcttTGTGCGTTTAAAAcattattacaaaagaaactaacactttctttaaaaaatatttatatacgatcgtataatgaatttattataaagatttCTCAAGTTAGAATCTAGTTTACTCTGTGTTTTATCTGTCATGAACTGTGCTATCAACTCTTCTCATATAacacagtaataataataatacatttatatatagtgTAGTTACAGTAGATTGATACTTCGATTTATAAACTATTGTCAAATGTACAAAAcaacatttgtaataaaaaaatatatttatcacttTCCttggatattaaaattatataaatatttggaacaaaagaattaatattaattaaacattatatatatacatatatatatattagacttttattaatttatatatgaatagattttttaatattaagaaatattaaacaatcTTCGAaatgtctatttttttttgttttcctataATGTAAACAatgaaacaatataaaattaacgaatgCGTTCACAAATACAttcttatgaaacaaggagataattataatttaaattaaaatcacataatattattttcatctttttaagATGATTATtggtataaaaaattatcgaatgtTGAAAAATTTGGATCGATGTGAAATTTCAGAAacctttcttatatatttcattctatGTTTATAAATTAAGTTTTGACCATGAGTTAACCATCTAATACTTTCGTTAGTTCACGTTACTAAAGTTACTGCTTGGGCCACGTAGTGTTTCTTTCCGGTATTAGTTCTTGAGAAGGACAGTCGAACAGTTACGCTTGTCCTGTTTGCTTTGGCAAAATGACGtgagtttttcttatttcatcttTCTATATCATATTAATCCGTAACATTtgcttgtaaatatatttatcaaaaaacaATACAATGCGTATTGATTTATTAGtgcgtttaattttttttttaataaagatatttagaAAGCTCTATTAACCATCAGGTTTTTCGAAAGtagttaaaattattgattccatatcatttaataaattatcaatgataCTTTTCAATGAGAATATTAGATTAGATattcataagaaaaattagattttaCTTTAGTCATTGCTAATTAAAAGACAATATTTAgtcttataaattaaaatgatatactACTTTGCATTATAACCTCTACGTTATAGGTCCAAAGTATCACGTGATACTCTCTATGAATGCGTTAATGCAGTACT
This is a stretch of genomic DNA from Vespa crabro chromosome 3, iyVesCrab1.2, whole genome shotgun sequence. It encodes these proteins:
- the LOC124422642 gene encoding protein broad-minded-like, with amino-acid sequence MDKRITSPNINKWIKKCIKKEFDKVINDNLEENQDSSEIADRIIHSKEMQVLINSMKMAIIEHNSDSKSDDIASTESHSQSSASFVSDLTVEEWNSPKNVEDQYNYIIDRISSDKPVHVRLAGYEILLKSDLTNVTAISQWDILQNTLKDGLMGENRAIFEASLQVYARLLSCPKAYNAYTNVLSAFNAQYHAQKVHEMLPSLISGINFKFFLHEKIIRIMYLIIHYQEELLKSIRNIDKSAEEIIEQFIIFLSTHMFGNSMQVKTLSTLNIIAALDPQADWSKRWTHSFATRKTFIFILSKSPSLLQYAIQCIGKGLKKSSIYTSISICDEPIEACISGETIEIITYLHCLCFISQLCSYEAGRKLLSEISLDVPFSITEFLITLINTLNELSSSEVASGIYNIMCQALQNVINRTIISYDTDFYDAALYSLNNSSENDLRIWPHILYVIMHMLDTVDGSELLINSQESKPNCTAMTIIQHISNVLKQPFSIMNTEYICNLSKVIMKLFNIFNVYEIVQDVMQNQFYPAVSHFYSKLDKYFIENENKAQYLDNIIKKMMLKIVSIPFGLQDLTRESLVFQELIRGSIAPLRNSWTSTEIVSFVSSAGYFKLGREVLDDLAPHVLSTLLIETCKTLEDPHCFYDPWENSIVNKFLHIIALFSLNFKCFTAFITSANEFGNDDENEIPYNLTELMQCSIKFDSVYHYLGLLSLNTTIWNLDLYIYLIEKLNFQNELLNLQNYCIFDIQTDDEINEKYIIDESSLLRHKILSNSYYIKHKYPNKLSLNEYEDKNNTFEYEDTNNTFESEEYQLFSTLPPPNIATEMALFYEIQSDSELEDMLCESKPGLLDTSWILQVRNAYINSTCSLKNAVLTTLLDQMWQAIPTAEWAEHFEWPENFVYNADFFFSEELHGIDLVLQYAELNGLFKNTETKRETFKQFLQASSIFIKHQKPNKFEGFDWFLSTVFFICEGDMDKCKIFIKKLICFPCILFIWPIFGKTIDKSNNEECSTQFIFAQYLESIIQSEMPNIVYALKNSCGIDWWMLCTTIMTQCFLGILSWQEIKHFFAISILYSPDYILYYCVSLIYHCRTTFIQDITNGKMWPEYMVLQDYRCHDYIIFMDKLAKRYGNKILPIMTARKIYSSDETDTVK
- the LOC124422643 gene encoding TBC domain-containing protein kinase-like protein, with protein sequence MCPAFLENEERCLGGMTFFAQCHPVEVCGSNGLPLTPNSITIYGKSQFLKTICHPNLSEYLDIIRSKHERIMVVSEYNGEPLNSKENLHVNDIVKIAFQCLLGLRQMNDLGLVHRHLSPDNILINKTGNVQLYNYGLYYMTDGGKNVSFPIGYPKYTAPEVFLSNGLSGMKVDSWSLGMIIAEQLLKRQIWSGVKLSQCLRKVLSLIHCETSIFERLAREHNCFDIYEGLSSEIKEFVDSCLQVHSSKRKTPEELLQLPLFIDLLMQNDQEKKESQYKNVIVRKMNELYYLWQLAGGDITVELKKQGLIRSRPPILSIPNLVILLGQIFGRRDTAGLLDLRVVKVPLDTLHQRLSHIPYTANYPWLTPEMRVHAQEDLTSAASQLPLIIRERDTEYQFYRLVLYDRLLQIFPLTREAIIKEAHKDIPPPVRGAVWAALLDITGDVQQRYDMIDKETPTHTDRQIEVDIPRCHQYSELLSSGAGHERLQRLLKAWVRNNPHYVYWQGLDSLTAPFLYLNFNNEARAFECLSAFIPKYLHKFFLKDNSAVIQEYLGKFSQIIAFHDPQLANHLKSINFVPELFAIPWFLTMFSHVFPLHKILHLWDKLLLGDSSFPLLVGLAILKQLRDSLLTSGFNECILLFSDLPEIDIELCVKDSMTMYQNTPPSITYRKHQFNRLKEMNWTDPEPGTEKMPRISVDDFLNLLNNTPDKVIAVDIRNNIQFERGAVIGSINIPFTSVQLSQTNIDTLGPHAKPLVDNKNCIVVIIGPHDQNNALFADFLVKCGVTGICSLQGGIHILRTKSPNIIVPIR